The following is a genomic window from Nitrospira sp..
GACTGACCGTCTCACCCGGCGCCAGCGGAATATTCGACAGATGGGCCGCGACAGTTTGACGAAGGTTCACCAGGCCATCTTCCGGATCACGGTGTTCCTGGACTTCCGCCTGCCGAAGCCTGGCCACCGCCGCGATCGGAGCGTCCGGATACTGATTCAGGAGTGCGGCATAGAACAGATTCGCCTCCTCCCATCGGCCGGCATCCCTATAGCTGTCTGCGATATGGGCCAGCACGAACGGATGTTCCGGTCTGGATGGATACAGGTTGTAAAAATGGAGGAGTTGCTCCCGCATGACGGAGAAGCGATGAAATTCGCCGGCGGTATCGGCATACCGCAGCAAGGCATAGGGATCTTTTCGAAAGGCGACGGGCCAGCGGCCGGCGATGCTTTCAAACGACGCATCCGCCTCCTTCATACGCACCTGTCGGTAGAGGCTGTGGGCTTGTCCCAACGAGGCGCACACCAGCAGGCTCGGATCGGTGGTCCGTTTCCGCACATTTTCGAAGGCCTGCTCGCTCGCCTTCCATTGATTGCTGCCACGTAGGGCGTAGCCGAGCCCGAGCAAGGCTCGACTGGCATCGTAGGAGTCGGCATCGGAGAGGCTGAGCGCATGCTGATAGGCCACCTGCGCCTCCTGATACCATCCTTCCGTACGATACAGATCGCCGATTCTCCAGGCGGCCCGTTTGGCATTCGTCGACTTGGGATCGTCTCGTATCAAGGTTCGGTATTGCTCGACGATTTCCATCGGCCGGACGTTCGGGTCGCCGCTTTTCACGATGCTCTCCGCTAGAAACGCTCGCGCGGACGATGTCAGCTGCGATTCTCGTTGATCGTTGAGGAGACTGCCGAAGATGAGCCGCGCCTCGACATATCGGCCTTGCACGTACGACGTGACGCCCCGTTCAAATTGATTCCATTCGTGACTGTCGGTGAGTCGCTCGAAACGAGGACCGGGATCCGGCAACGGACCCTGGACCAGTTCGGAAGGTTCAGGCAAGGTGGTCGGCAAGGTTTGTCGTACGGACGACGGTCCGTCGGCGGCGATGCCCTCTGTCCAAAATGGGAGAAGCACCCCCAACAAGAGGCCTATCGCGACACCGATCCACTTGGCTGGTTGTGTGAGAGATTGGGATTGCACAGAAGGGGGAATTCAGCAAGTCTCATGCCCTTAAGAAAGCTTCGATAGGCGGACGACTTGCCGTGAAAAGACATGCCTGGAGGGTACCGGACCGCTGCTGCTGTCAGAAAACCCAACAGGCCTGGTCCGTGGTCGGTCAAGAAATTGACGAGCTGGTAACCGGTCGGATCCGCGGGGATTAGTTCTGAATCGAGTAGCCGTGACTTTTGGGATCGAATCCTTTGCGTTTCAGCTTCTCGACCAGGGTCGTTCGATTCACCTGCAGCAGCTGTGCGGCCTTGCTCGTGATCCCATTGGCTTTTCGCAAGGCTTCGCCGATCAGTTGATTTTCGTATTGTTCGAGTTCTTTGGTCAGATTGATACCGTCTTCTGAGAAACGAATAAAGTGCTCGGGAGCCTCGGCGGTTTTGCCGGTCGTCGCCTTGAACGCGCGCTCCGGCAGGTCGCTCAGAGTGATCCAGCCTCTCTTTTTCAGGACGGCCAGCCGTTCGATCATGTTTTCGAGTTCTCGGATGTTTCCCGGCCACTCTTCTTCCGCCATACGAGTCAGTACATCCGGCTCCATCCCAAGAATCTCGGTCCGGCGCAATCGATTGAACTGGGCGATGAAATGATTGACCAGGAGCGGAATGTCGCTGCGCCGTTCCCGCAGGGGCGGGATGTGGATGGGAATGACGTGCAACCGATAATAGAGGTCCTGCCGAAATCGGCGTTCCTGCACGGCCTGTGCGAGATCTTGATTCGTGGCCGCGATGATGCGGACATCGACATTGATGGTCCGCGTGCCGCCGACCCGTTCGAAACATCGCTCCTGCAGCACGCGGAGCAGTTTGACCTGGAGCGGCAAACTCATTTCGCCGACTTCATCCAGGAAAATCGTCCCGCCGTGGGCCAATTCAAACCGCCCGAGTCTCGTGTGGGCCGCTCCGGTAAACGCCCCCTTTTCATGGCCGAACAGTTCCGACTCCAGAAGGTTTTCCGGAATCGCGCCGCAATTCACCGGTACTAAGGGGCGGTCTCGTCGCATGCTGTTGAAATGCAACATGCGCGCGATCAGCTCTTTGCCCGTGCCGCTCTCCCCTTCGATCAATACCGTGCTGTCGCTGTCGGCGACCTTTTCGACGAAATCCAGTACCGTCCGCATCGGCGCGCTGGTGCCCACCAGATGCTCCAGGCGATATTGATCCCGCACGGCCTTTCGCAGCAGGTGATTCTCCTGTTTCAGTTTGTAGATATCGAGCGCTTTTCTGACGACGACCGCAACGGTATCGGGTTCGAAGGGTTTCGTGATGAAATCAAACGCTCCCGCCTTCATGGCCCGCACGGCATAATCGATCGTGCCATAACCCGTCATGACGATCGCCATGATTTTCGAATCGATCTTGGAGATCCGATCGATGGTTTCCAGCCCGTCGATACCCGGCATTTGAAGGTCGGTCAACACCACGTGCACCGGTTGGTCCTTGACGGCTTCCACACCTTCCAAACCGTTGGACACCACCGTCACCTGATGGCCCTCCGCAACGAGGGTCTCCGCCAACACCGCTCGGACCGCAGGATCGTCATCGATCACGAGAATGTGTGACTGGCTCATAGTTGGTGCTCCTCCCTACCACCCGAGGAAAACAGATTCACCTGCACTTCCTGACTGACGAGGACTCACCGCGGGAAGAGATGCCCTGCCGAAAGATCTCGACCAAGAATCAGCTTATTGTTTAATCAAACTTTATTCAAGTAAAAGTAAGGGAGACCGAGCAGCCGCATCTTGAAAGCATACCTGTAGGACGTTCGGTCATCTCTCGCCGAGCATGAACTCATCTTGACAGGTCGGAGGAAGAATTGTAGGGTTCTGGCTTCTATCCCACGGACGCCATCAATGCCACATCGGTTTGGTGATCGCGTAGGCTGGCGTAGCTCAATCGGCAGAGCAGCGGTTTTGTAAACCGCCGGTTGGAGGTTCGATTCCTCTCGCCAGCTCCACTATTTTCAAGGCTTTTCCCTGTGTTTTGGCCTAAAAATCAGCCCTTCCCCTCCCCCATCAAAATTCCAACAAATCCGACCAAAACCCATCATCACCCTGTGAACCATGGCGTCACGAACCAGATCCTTAAATCTGGTCTAACTCTCGATAATCGCGGTTGCGGTGAAGAATCCTGGCCAGCTTCACGACCTTAGCCTTTTCGTCGATCTCATAGACGTTCCGATATTCCCCTTACGTCACTCGAAAGCCGGTGAAGCCTCGATAGTGAAATGCGCAAGTTGTTCGGAGTCAGGAGGATAGGGAGAGCAGCGGAAGCTCAGAACCTTGAGGAAGACTTGCGAAGACGTTTGGCATCTGAGCGGCCAAGGTCTTCAAGCGTCTCGGAAACGGCCTCTGAGGATTCGAGCGAATAGCTCACAGGCCAAGGCGTCGGGTGACTTCATCGAGCCTCAAGAATCGATCTTCTTTGAGGCTTCTCGTCATGAGCGCGGATTCGTAGCGAACTTCTATGTCGACCAGCCGCTGATAATCCTCATACCTCAGGATAACAGCCGTAGGGCGGGTTCCTTTCTTAATCACAATCCGCTCCCCCCGATACCGGGCTCGGGCTGAGACGGCTGAAAAGCTCGCCTTGGCCTCGGTCGCCCTCACAGTGCTTGCGGTTTGATTCGGAGACGATTTCCTCACGAAGGTCGTTCTATTCAACCAGGTTAAAATAGTCAAACAGGTCATGTAGCGATTCTTTGCGTGGTCCAGTGGGAACGGTGCGTACTGGTCCGCCGGGAGCATTACGACTCCCGCTTGCGGAAGCTTTGTACGGCTCGCATCCCCTACAGGCTCATCACGCAATGTTGAGAAAGGTTCCAGCCGTGTCGATATCGAGCGGTAGCCTCATCGTCGCCCGCATGTCTTGATGACCTCGAACACCCGCTGACGCCGGGCAACGCGAGACCTATCCGACGATCGTACGCCGGGTCAAGCGGGAGAATGCCGAGATGTATTTCTGGGATGAATCGGGCTTTCTCGCCTGCGCGGTGCAGGCCTGCACGAACCCTTCGGCCATGAGAGGATTCGACGCCCAGTGGGCGTGCACGTAGGAAGCCAGCGTGTTCCCGATATGATAGCCCTCTGGAAATGCCTGACCGTCACGACGACGACGAACGGTGTACTCACAGCCGACATCCGCTTTGAGCCGCATGTCCGAATAGCGAAATTGGTGCCCGCGAAAACGCAAGCCGGGTGGACCGAACACCGTCGAGCCTCGCGTTTCCACCTCCACGTATCCGAGAGCCTGTAGGCGATCCCGCATCTCCGCTTCGCCTGGGACCAACCCCACCATCGCGTGCAACCGCCCATCGACCGTTCGGATGCCTCCGGACAGATACATGAGGCCGCCGCACTCGCCATAAATGGGCCCACCGGTTGCGTCGAATGCCGCCACGTTTTGACGCATGGAGCTGTTCTGCGACAGCGCCTCGGCATGGACCTCGGGATACCCGCCGCCGAAGTAGAGGCCGTCAACGTCGGGAAGCCGAGAATCGCGGAGAGGCGAGAACCGCACGAGATCTGCGCCGAGACTCTCAAGCCGCCGGAGATTGTCTTCGTAATAAAAGTGGAACGCCTCGTCGAACGCGAGACCGATTCGGCACCGTCTCCCCCCTCCGGCGATCCGTTCCATCACCGGGATCTCCGGAAGCAATGGCGCGGTGCGCGCTACCGCCACGATTGCATCCACATCACACCACTTGTTTACCCGGTCGCCCCAGGCTGTAAACACGTGATCCGGTACTGCCTCTCGGTCGGCAGTGTGCAGGCCAAGGTGCCGGTCAGGAAACAACAACGCCGGATCTTTCGGCAGCCCACCCATGATGGGAGGCGCACCTCCCGTCGCCTTGCGAAGCAGATCCAGGTGCCCGCGACTACCGATTCGGTTACACAGGAGACCAGCCATCCGGAGGTCGGCATCAAAACTCGCGAACCCGCGGGCGAGCGCGGCGATGCTGCGAGCCATGCCTCCCGCGTCGCAAACGAGCAGCACCGGTGCCTTGAGCCACTTGGCGACCTCGGCGGTCGAGCCTTCCTCAGTTGTCGGTGAGGCGCCGTCGAACAGACCCATCACGCCCTCGATCAGCGCGATGTCGGCCCCCTGCGATGCGCGGACGAACGTCGCGATGACCGTGTCACGCCCCATCATCCATCCGTCAAGGTTGTGGGACGTGGTATCCGCCGCGCGGGTGTGGTACGTCGGATCGAGATAGTCGGGGCCACACTTAAAGACGGCGACGCGCAGGCCTCGTGCACGTAACGCCCGGACCAGGCCGACCATGACGGTCGTCTTTCCCACGTTGCTCGATGTCCCTGCAATCACCAGACGCGGAATCATCATATGATCGTTCCTCCGTTTCCAGGATGTCTGATCCTCACCGGCCGGTGAGCGTCGTCACGGCAAGGGGGACCAGCGCGGTGAGGTTGTCGGTTCACCCGTTGTTCACCCATCGAACCGGGGCGTTGGCTCACGCACTGCGCCTTTCTTGGATGTACCCTGTGGTGTACGCTTCCGAAAGCGATGACCGAATTCGGGTGCATAGAGTCGAGAGTCGGCAAAATCCGTGGCGGTCAGGACGTGTCCTACGAGCACCATCGATTGCGATCGAATACCGGCCGCCCGAACCTTGTCTCGAATATCGGCGAGCGTTCCCAGGAGGATCGTTTGGTCCGGCCATGTTGCCCGATGGACCACGGCGACCGGACAATCGGCGCCATAGGATGGAATGAGGGCCTTCGTCACTTGATCGAGCAGGGTGATGCTCAAAAACAGCGCCAGCGTGGCTTGGTGTCGGGCCAAGTCTTCCAACTTTTCTCCGTCCGGCATGGGTGTCCGGCCTTCCGCGCGGGTCAGAATGATCGTCTGGCACAACTCGGGCAGCGTGAGCTCACGACCAAGAGCGGCAGCTGCGGCCGTGAAGGACGACACGCCAGGTACGATGTCATAGGGGACGCCGAGTTCGTCCATGCGCCGCATTTGTTCGGCCGTTGAGCCGAAGACGAGCGGATCTCCCGTATGCACGCGGGCGACATCCTGGTCTGCCGCATGAGCCGCCACAATCACCTGCATGATGTCGTCGAGCGTCATGCCGGAGGAATCGAGCACCTGCGCATCAGGCCTGGCATGGGCCAGCACCTCACGAGGAACGAGCGAACCCGTGTACAACACGACGGGGCAGGAGGCAATGAGCTCCGCGCCGCGTAACGTCAGTAACTTGGGGTCGCCGGGACCCGCTCCGATCACATACACGCGCATCAGGCTTCCTTATGTGCAGCGCAGGACCCTGTCTCGGACGATCTGCCAAATGGGCTGCGGGATCTCGCCGAGCCACTGCGCCGGCGTCACATCGGCCACGGGAGTGCTGTCCTCATCACGTTGCCCTCTCACGAGTTGCCAGAGCCGTTCGCTGATCGATCCGGTTCGCTGGATGAGGAACCGCTCCGCAAGCAGGCA
Proteins encoded in this region:
- a CDS encoding Flagellar regulatory protein FleQ, whose product is MSQSHILVIDDDPAVRAVLAETLVAEGHQVTVVSNGLEGVEAVKDQPVHVVLTDLQMPGIDGLETIDRISKIDSKIMAIVMTGYGTIDYAVRAMKAGAFDFITKPFEPDTVAVVVRKALDIYKLKQENHLLRKAVRDQYRLEHLVGTSAPMRTVLDFVEKVADSDSTVLIEGESGTGKELIARMLHFNSMRRDRPLVPVNCGAIPENLLESELFGHEKGAFTGAAHTRLGRFELAHGGTIFLDEVGEMSLPLQVKLLRVLQERCFERVGGTRTINVDVRIIAATNQDLAQAVQERRFRQDLYYRLHVIPIHIPPLRERRSDIPLLVNHFIAQFNRLRRTEILGMEPDVLTRMAEEEWPGNIRELENMIERLAVLKKRGWITLSDLPERAFKATTGKTAEAPEHFIRFSEDGINLTKELEQYENQLIGEALRKANGITSKAAQLLQVNRTTLVEKLKRKGFDPKSHGYSIQN
- a CDS encoding Cobyrinic acid a,c-diamide synthetase — protein: MMIPRLVIAGTSSNVGKTTVMVGLVRALRARGLRVAVFKCGPDYLDPTYHTRAADTTSHNLDGWMMGRDTVIATFVRASQGADIALIEGVMGLFDGASPTTEEGSTAEVAKWLKAPVLLVCDAGGMARSIAALARGFASFDADLRMAGLLCNRIGSRGHLDLLRKATGGAPPIMGGLPKDPALLFPDRHLGLHTADREAVPDHVFTAWGDRVNKWCDVDAIVAVARTAPLLPEIPVMERIAGGGRRCRIGLAFDEAFHFYYEDNLRRLESLGADLVRFSPLRDSRLPDVDGLYFGGGYPEVHAEALSQNSSMRQNVAAFDATGGPIYGECGGLMYLSGGIRTVDGRLHAMVGLVPGEAEMRDRLQALGYVEVETRGSTVFGPPGLRFRGHQFRYSDMRLKADVGCEYTVRRRRDGQAFPEGYHIGNTLASYVHAHWASNPLMAEGFVQACTAQARKPDSSQKYISAFSRLTRRTIVG
- a CDS encoding Cobalt-precorrin-4 C(11)-methyltransferase; translation: MRVYVIGAGPGDPKLLTLRGAELIASCPVVLYTGSLVPREVLAHARPDAQVLDSSGMTLDDIMQVIVAAHAADQDVARVHTGDPLVFGSTAEQMRRMDELGVPYDIVPGVSSFTAAAAALGRELTLPELCQTIILTRAEGRTPMPDGEKLEDLARHQATLALFLSITLLDQVTKALIPSYGADCPVAVVHRATWPDQTILLGTLADIRDKVRAAGIRSQSMVLVGHVLTATDFADSRLYAPEFGHRFRKRTPQGTSKKGAVREPTPRFDG